The Fibrobacter sp. UWB5 genome has a window encoding:
- a CDS encoding ATP-binding protein: MTYSIIGILATILLLIGNRDVLRKQRESEYSRTRLYYRRFLLGVLVYYITDMLWGLLDEQRLTSLQFIDTTVYFVAMIATVVLWARYVVSYLNRKNFFEKWLLRTGQAIFGVFLIFIVINFFYPVFFWFDDQGVYHTAFMRHAALLVQIAMFLSTSIYTFYMTAKTQGDIRQRHLTIGLFGLAMVVMIAFQVFFPLWPFYAMGCMIGITLLHSFVLEDETEEYRRELERSREALKEALAAAEKASKAKTVFLSNMSHEIRTPLNAIIGLNSIAMNDADLSQTTREHLQKIGTSAQHLLGVINDILDISRIESGSMSLKNAEFSFVQELEQVNAIVTAQCHDKKIRYSCDVKDGVSNCYIGDEMKLRQVLINILGNAVKFTPEGGSVSLVVEALAVDGEKCPLRFTVVDSGIGIGKDFMPRMFEAFALEDESYTSKHGSTGLGLSITKSIVELMDGRIDVESEKGVGSKFTVTVTLQKSPHNGGGLCSSGGQREKPRATLSGRKVLLAEDLPVNAEIMAMVLSMREMKAERAENGRIAVEMFKSHEPGYYSAILMDVRMPEMDGLEATRVIRSMDREDAKSIPIIALTANAFDEDVQNSLQAGLNAHLSKPVEPDVLFKTLEELL, encoded by the coding sequence ATGACTTATTCAATTATTGGCATCCTGGCGACAATCCTTTTGCTTATTGGCAACCGCGACGTGTTGCGGAAGCAGCGCGAGTCGGAGTATTCGCGTACCCGCCTGTATTACCGCCGATTCTTGCTTGGCGTGCTTGTGTACTACATCACCGACATGCTGTGGGGCTTGCTGGACGAACAACGCCTGACTAGCCTCCAGTTTATCGATACTACCGTCTATTTCGTTGCCATGATAGCGACGGTCGTGCTGTGGGCGCGCTACGTGGTGTCTTATCTCAACCGCAAGAATTTTTTCGAAAAGTGGCTCTTGCGCACGGGACAAGCCATCTTCGGTGTATTCCTTATCTTTATCGTCATCAATTTCTTCTATCCGGTGTTTTTCTGGTTCGATGACCAAGGCGTTTACCACACCGCATTCATGCGGCATGCGGCACTTTTGGTACAAATTGCGATGTTCCTTTCTACATCAATCTATACTTTTTACATGACCGCGAAGACGCAGGGCGATATTCGTCAACGGCACTTGACTATCGGGCTTTTTGGTCTTGCCATGGTGGTGATGATAGCCTTCCAGGTGTTCTTCCCCCTGTGGCCCTTCTATGCGATGGGCTGCATGATCGGCATAACCCTCTTGCATAGCTTTGTGCTCGAAGACGAAACGGAAGAATACCGCCGCGAACTGGAGCGGAGCCGCGAGGCGCTCAAGGAAGCACTAGCTGCCGCCGAAAAGGCAAGCAAGGCGAAGACGGTGTTTCTTTCCAACATGAGCCACGAAATCCGCACGCCCTTGAACGCCATCATCGGACTCAATAGTATCGCCATGAACGATGCCGACCTTTCGCAGACAACGAGGGAGCACCTGCAGAAAATCGGGACATCGGCACAGCATTTGCTGGGTGTCATCAATGACATTCTAGATATCAGCCGTATCGAATCGGGCAGCATGTCGCTCAAGAATGCGGAATTCTCGTTCGTGCAAGAACTCGAGCAGGTGAACGCCATCGTGACGGCGCAGTGCCACGACAAGAAAATCCGTTACAGTTGCGATGTGAAGGACGGGGTGTCCAACTGCTATATCGGCGACGAGATGAAACTCAGACAGGTGCTGATAAACATTCTCGGGAATGCCGTCAAGTTCACTCCCGAAGGCGGCTCCGTTTCGCTTGTGGTGGAAGCGCTCGCGGTCGACGGGGAAAAATGCCCCCTGCGCTTTACCGTAGTAGATTCGGGAATCGGTATCGGCAAGGACTTTATGCCGCGCATGTTCGAAGCTTTTGCGCTGGAAGACGAATCCTACACCAGCAAGCACGGCAGTACGGGCCTAGGGCTTTCTATTACCAAGAGCATCGTGGAACTGATGGATGGGCGCATCGATGTGGAAAGCGAGAAGGGCGTCGGTTCCAAGTTCACCGTTACCGTCACGCTACAGAAGTCTCCGCACAATGGAGGTGGACTTTGCTCGTCGGGCGGACAGCGCGAAAAACCGCGCGCGACACTTTCCGGAAGAAAGGTGCTGCTCGCCGAAGATCTCCCTGTAAATGCGGAAATTATGGCGATGGTGCTTTCGATGCGTGAGATGAAGGCGGAACGTGCAGAAAACGGGCGCATTGCCGTAGAGATGTTCAAGTCGCATGAACCGGGCTACTATTCCGCAATCCTTATGGACGTGCGCATGCCCGAGATGGATGGCCTCGAGGCGACACGCGTCATCCGTTCCATGGACCGCGAAGACGCGAAGAGCATCCCCATTATCGCGCTCACCGCGAACGCCTTCGATGAGGACGTGCAGAACAGCCTGCAGGCCGGCCTGAACGCGCACTTGAGCAAGCCCGTGGAACCCGACGTACTCTTCAAGACGCTCGAGGAATTGCTGTAA